CTCATGAAaaatattgagagagagagaggatgctATCCATTCAAAATcactgaaaataataataatttaactgCGTCAGAATTCTAATGTGAGTGCGTGCATATTTGACTTTATATTTCAAATCCCAAGCTCCATCACCGACTGCGCGGAAAATAAGATAATCAGTCAAAGCCAATCAATTCATGTGCCTCACTGCCTGTCCAGCACAATGCAGCCTGTTACCTGTATGATCTCAGGATTCAAATCACCCCCTTGACAAAACAAGGAGCTACAGAGTCTTTTTTGGGGGCGACCTGGGCTTCAAATTCCAACACGACCCAAGCTGAAAATGGCCGACGCGAAAATCACAGCCTGTCTGCTCGGGGTCGTGGTCGCATTTTTGTCGTGCGCCGAGGCGACGAATTACACAGTGGGAGGTTCTGAGGGATGGAAGATCCCTTCTAGCACCGGCGCGTATCCCGACTGGGCGAGCCAACACACGTTCGAGGTCGGCGACGTTCTAGGTGAGTCAGAAATCGGTTCTCGCTCGACATTAATCTTTCGAATTCACATACATTTACGAGTGCAAAGTATGcatgatatctaaatttatgttgaagaagaagatccagaACTATGGCAATTTCAGTTCGTGCACTTTTGAGCTTGTTTTGTTAGTAGATCTCTCATCAGAAAGTCATACGACATTTGAGCACAGATCTGGTCAACATGTCGAGAAATGAAAGGTTTGAATGTGATCAGACCAATCCATCTCTGCCCCTGATCTGGGGTACTTGCGTTGACCATGATCGATAAGCTTTCACTCTTTGATGCTCCtaatccttcaattttttttttttttttttttttgtttccttttttggggCAGTGTTCGATTTCGACTCGAGCAACAACGACGTTGGGGACGTGACCAAGGAAGACTATGACGCCTGCAACACCGACTCCCCATTCACAGTCCTGTCGACTTCTCCGGCTAATTACTCCCTGGATACCGCCGGCGACTATTACTTCCTCTGCACCACCGCAGGCCACTGTTCCCAGGGTCAAAAGCTGGCCATCACCATCACGGAGCCCCCGAGCGGCCCAACCTCCAGCCCGCCGGGATCTCCACCGCCGCCATCCCCCACCACTGGCGCGACCACATCTCCGCCAAGTGTTGGCTCGTCTCTCGGTATTGCACGTCTAGTCCTGCTTGTGTCCATTCTCATGGGCTTATTGTGTTAGCTCTTCTCTTAGATGGAGTTGGAAATGTTGGTACATTGTGAGATGCTGTTGCAGAAGACATAGCGGATGAATTCATTGCCTTTCTTTGGAATAAGACAGTGGCATTCGTGAGATAGAAATAATCAATAAGCAGTATGGAGAATCTTGAGTTGGATTGAGTCGGCCCTGGATCTTGATTTATGTCGCCGTTTGGCTTGTTGATGCAAAGAGAACACGATGATAGGAGGTATTACTACAAATTCGAATTGAATTTACTAGAACTTTTGAAGATactatataataatataataatgaaatttgctgacatgaaattactaatttattTCAACAAGTACCATCAAATAAGAAGACTTTATCATTCACAAATCAAAAGAGGTTGTGGATTTATAAGATTTTTGATACCTAAAAGCATCGTTGACACCATTCAATCAGCAGATCCATCGTCGAATAAATTGATGAGAGCTCTAATCTTTAATGAAGATTTCAGCAACAAAGTCAGACAACAAGAGAACACTTAgcttatacatacatacatacatgcatTAGCTTGAtagcttcaatttttttttttttttttttgtgataactTGTGGTTTGAGCTTATCACAGAATTCTTTGAGACTGAGAGGAACAACGATGAATGGTTAGCAGCTTCCCTTGCGAGGAAACTACTAGTCTTTTGCTAAACGTAGTCGCTCAAGCAAAATTAACAAATGCTTCTTTACGATTACTATCGGTGGCGACCAATGGGCCGGCCCTACCGGACAAGAGACGACCATGCTTGGACCACAGCCCAGCCCATTCATCTGACCACGGCTGGGCTGGGCCAACCCAACATGGACCTCGTCCAGTTCCAGCCCGTCAAGTCAAATGGGCCAGCCTGGCCTATCGACATCTCTAATTAGAACGTTACCAAAATATCTTGACCCACACGCCATGTCATTCACCCGGATCATCCGAGTTGGATGGCCCTTATATGGTTGACTAGTTTGATGGaccattaaaatattttcaatttttgaactAATAGTAATCAACACACGTGTCTGCAAAATAAAAGTCTGCTTTCCGATATTTGcataatttggagaaaaatatgagaaagtAATGCAGAGTGAGGGAATGGAACTAACAGGCAGTAACCAAGTTTGCTAAAATAACTCAGTAAccttcaataataaaaaaaatttaagagttaAAACTTTTATGTGAGAGGCCACGCAAGGAAATATATGGCAAATTGACAATTGATAACCTAAAGTTCCACACTAATCGTCCCATTCAATGCATCAAATAAGGGTCCACTTTCGGTACAAGGCAACCGGCCCAACTCGTGGAATTATACAGAACGTGACATGCCGTGATAAgtggttttcatttttcaacacGAGCCAACGCGTCCAAACCAAGCAACACTAGTATCTTCAAACCAAGCGCACTCTAAAttggtttcaatttttcattataaTGAACATAGCTCAAAGTATGGAGAATTTGCGAGAAGCTGACGTGGGGGTGAATACCTCGGTGGAGCCTGATTATTTTCTAGAAGTATCTTCGAAACTGGATGCtctaaatttttactaaaaa
This genomic stretch from Eucalyptus grandis isolate ANBG69807.140 chromosome 3, ASM1654582v1, whole genome shotgun sequence harbors:
- the LOC104439242 gene encoding umecyanin gives rise to the protein MADAKITACLLGVVVAFLSCAEATNYTVGGSEGWKIPSSTGAYPDWASQHTFEVGDVLVFDFDSSNNDVGDVTKEDYDACNTDSPFTVLSTSPANYSLDTAGDYYFLCTTAGHCSQGQKLAITITEPPSGPTSSPPGSPPPPSPTTGATTSPPSVGSSLGIARLVLLVSILMGLLC